One Peptostreptococcus equinus genomic window carries:
- the cdaA gene encoding diadenylate cyclase CdaA, with protein sequence MLAINLIINNITQILTKISINDVVDILIISYIFYQMLKFIKDTRAEQLLKGVIFLLIATQLSGLFKLHTLYWVLVKILEVGFILPFIIFQPELRAGLEHIGRNTSIVRIGKNSDVENDKIIEDLVEEILESTYDLASKKIGALLVLEGKTKIKEIVETGIKIDGQVTKQLLGNIFIPNTPLHDGAVIIRDTKIKSAACFLPLTQRKDLSSELGTRHRAGIGISEISDCLTLIVSEETGGVSIARSGKIYRDVTRERLYNILKNFYKTKSESNWKFIGDKIKK encoded by the coding sequence ATGTTAGCAATTAACTTGATTATAAACAATATAACTCAAATCCTGACAAAAATAAGTATAAATGATGTAGTTGATATATTGATAATATCCTATATTTTTTATCAAATGTTAAAATTTATTAAAGATACAAGAGCAGAACAATTATTAAAAGGTGTAATATTTTTGCTCATAGCTACTCAATTAAGTGGATTGTTTAAATTACATACTTTGTACTGGGTGTTAGTAAAAATACTAGAAGTTGGATTTATATTGCCGTTTATAATATTCCAACCAGAGCTTAGAGCAGGTTTAGAACATATAGGTAGAAATACAAGTATAGTTAGAATTGGCAAAAATTCTGATGTTGAAAATGATAAAATAATAGAAGATTTAGTAGAAGAAATTTTAGAGAGCACTTATGACCTTGCCTCAAAGAAGATAGGAGCTCTACTGGTATTAGAAGGAAAGACAAAGATAAAAGAAATAGTAGAGACTGGTATAAAAATAGATGGTCAAGTAACTAAACAGTTATTAGGAAATATTTTTATTCCTAATACCCCATTACATGATGGAGCTGTAATAATAAGAGATACAAAAATAAAGTCTGCAGCTTGTTTTTTGCCATTGACTCAAAGAAAAGATTTAAGCAGTGAATTGGGAACAAGACATAGGGCAGGAATAGGTATAAGTGAAATATCAGATTGTCTTACATTGATTGTATCTGAGGAAACTGGTGGAGTATCTATAGCTAGATCAGGAAAAATATATAGAGATGTCACAAGAGAAAGACTATACAATATACTTAAAAATTTTTACAAGACAAAATCAGAGAGTAACTGGAAGTTTATTGGAGATAAGATAAAAAAATAA
- a CDS encoding 3-methyl-2-oxobutanoate dehydrogenase subunit VorB — MAKILMKGNEAFGKAAITAGCRHFFGYPITPQSELPEYLSRELPAIGGTFVQAESEVAAINMVYGAGGCGARVLTSSSSPGLALKQEGITYCAGAEVPCVILNVVRGGPGLGSIQPSQSDYFMCTRGGGDGDYRTPVYAPSSVQEACDMIQDAFDVAEVYRTPVLVLLDGMIGQMMEPVDFDRPRKQREIPAKDWATTGTKGERKPNIINSLYLSPEILEEHNYHLGRKYDLIEKEEVQVEMDRTEDAELVFVAYGTMARVVKNCVEDLREEGYKVGLIRPKTVWPYPYHAFDEIPACKDLFVIEMSMGQMVEDVKLGSNGRHNVHFYGRPGGMVPEPKEIVRRAKEIMGGVK; from the coding sequence ATGGCTAAGATACTAATGAAAGGTAACGAAGCATTCGGTAAGGCTGCTATAACAGCAGGATGTAGACATTTCTTCGGTTACCCAATAACTCCACAAAGTGAGTTACCAGAATATTTATCAAGAGAATTACCAGCAATAGGAGGAACTTTTGTTCAGGCTGAATCTGAAGTAGCTGCTATAAACATGGTTTATGGTGCAGGTGGATGTGGTGCTAGAGTACTAACTTCTTCATCTTCTCCAGGACTAGCATTAAAGCAAGAAGGTATAACTTATTGTGCAGGTGCTGAAGTACCATGTGTTATATTAAACGTAGTGAGAGGTGGCCCTGGTCTAGGATCAATACAACCTTCTCAATCTGACTACTTTATGTGTACAAGAGGTGGTGGTGATGGAGACTACAGAACTCCAGTTTACGCTCCATCAAGTGTACAAGAAGCATGTGATATGATTCAGGATGCTTTTGATGTTGCTGAAGTATATAGAACTCCTGTCCTAGTATTACTAGATGGTATGATAGGACAGATGATGGAACCAGTTGATTTTGATAGACCAAGAAAGCAGAGAGAAATTCCTGCTAAGGATTGGGCTACAACTGGAACAAAGGGAGAAAGAAAACCAAACATAATAAACTCTCTATACTTATCTCCTGAAATTCTTGAAGAACATAACTATCATTTAGGTAGAAAATATGATCTTATAGAAAAAGAAGAAGTTCAGGTTGAAATGGATAGAACTGAAGACGCAGAATTAGTATTCGTTGCTTATGGAACAATGGCAAGGGTTGTTAAGAACTGTGTTGAAGATCTACGTGAAGAAGGATACAAGGTTGGTCTAATAAGACCTAAGACTGTATGGCCTTATCCATACCACGCATTTGATGAAATCCCAGCTTGCAAGGATTTATTCGTAATCGAAATGTCAATGGGGCAGATGGTGGAAGATGTTAAGTTAGGCTCAAACGGAAGACATAACGTACACTTCTATGGTAGACCAGGTGGAATGGTTCCAGAACCAAAGGAAATAGTAAGAAGAGCAAAAGAAATTATGGGAGGTGTTAAGTAA
- a CDS encoding 4Fe-4S dicluster domain-containing protein, producing the protein MAKGRVSFDQKYCKGCGLCVSVCPKGIIELDLSKVNSKGYNPAHVEKMEECIGCASCAMMCPDAVITVERD; encoded by the coding sequence ATGGCTAAAGGTAGAGTATCTTTTGATCAAAAGTACTGTAAGGGTTGTGGACTTTGCGTTTCTGTATGTCCAAAAGGAATAATTGAGCTTGACCTATCAAAGGTTAACTCAAAGGGATATAACCCAGCACATGTTGAAAAAATGGAAGAATGTATCGGATGCGCAAGCTGCGCTATGATGTGTCCTGATGCAGTAATTACTGTAGAAAGAGATTAA
- a CDS encoding CdaR family protein gives MEKKIRDKANIKYKVISVVASIALWLYVIAVVDPDDKKVIENVPITITNVSEIEKERYVIYPNKNVTTNVTVSGKLSELQKLNANNVRVYGEVVRPVEGKNIVNLTTNISNRVSRELKDNTYVINLEKKLTKRVPVKIKQNSMPKENIYSIEQSFDEVTVSGPRSLINLVDYVGGSLKLGDKTNSKVNQKVKLLAFDKDGHQVNVDISEKEVEAEVTFYIEKNVPIKIDYDGSQYDAKNLTISPSEVTIKGTKDSIDHISEIKTQNIDDSNIKDFIGKKIKLLIPNSIEIKDSISEVDLNKK, from the coding sequence ATGGAAAAAAAGATTAGAGATAAAGCTAATATAAAATATAAGGTTATTTCTGTTGTTGCTTCTATAGCTCTTTGGCTATATGTAATTGCTGTTGTGGATCCAGATGACAAAAAGGTCATAGAAAATGTTCCAATTACAATTACAAATGTAAGTGAAATAGAAAAAGAAAGATATGTGATTTATCCAAATAAAAATGTGACTACAAATGTCACTGTTTCTGGTAAGTTATCCGAACTGCAGAAATTAAATGCAAATAATGTACGAGTTTATGGAGAAGTGGTAAGACCAGTAGAAGGTAAGAATATTGTAAACTTGACTACCAACATTTCAAACCGGGTTTCTAGGGAATTAAAGGATAATACTTATGTAATAAATCTTGAGAAAAAACTTACAAAGAGAGTTCCAGTTAAGATAAAGCAAAATAGTATGCCTAAAGAGAATATTTATTCTATAGAACAATCATTTGATGAGGTGACAGTTAGTGGACCTAGAAGTCTTATAAATCTCGTTGATTATGTAGGAGGTAGTCTAAAACTAGGGGATAAAACGAATTCGAAAGTCAATCAAAAAGTTAAGCTATTGGCTTTTGATAAAGATGGACATCAGGTAAATGTAGATATATCAGAAAAAGAAGTAGAGGCAGAAGTAACTTTTTACATTGAAAAAAATGTACCTATAAAAATAGATTATGATGGAAGTCAATATGATGCTAAGAATCTTACCATATCACCAAGTGAAGTTACAATTAAGGGAACAAAAGATTCTATAGATCATATAAGTGAAATAAAAACACAAAATATTGATGATAGTAATATTAAGGATTTTATTGGGAAAAAAATAAAATTGCTTATACCTAATTCAATTGAGATAAAGGATTCTATAAGTGAAGTAGATCTTAATAAAAAATAA
- the murA gene encoding UDP-N-acetylglucosamine 1-carboxyvinyltransferase translates to MPRIRVRKSAPLNGTVKIDGAKNAVLPIIAATLLVDGKCVLNSVPNLRDVHVISDLIRHLGAEVEYKDGTLIVDSSNIKTCEAPYELVKKMRASFLVMGPLLARFNHTKISMPGGCAIGTRPIDLHLKGFKALGAEINMDHGFVEAKAENLIGNKLYLDFPSVGATQNIMMTAVLADGITIIENAAEEPEIVDLANFLNEMGASIRGAGTNTIKIKGVKKLHGAEHTIIPDRIEAATYMVAAAMTKGDITLENVILDHLKPVIAKLREAGAKVEEDENSVRVVGPEIIKPIDVKTLPHPGFPTDVQAQFMAMLTVAEGTGVVIETVFENRFMHVTEFNRMGANIKIDGRSAVVNGVDQLVGADVRATDLRAGAALILCGLIAEGVTNIGEIYHIQRGYVDIDKKFRSLGGDVEIVED, encoded by the coding sequence ATGCCAAGAATTAGAGTTAGAAAGAGTGCACCGTTAAATGGTACGGTGAAGATAGATGGAGCAAAAAATGCAGTATTACCAATAATAGCTGCGACTTTATTAGTTGATGGGAAATGTGTTTTAAATAGTGTACCAAATCTAAGAGATGTACACGTAATAAGTGATTTAATTAGACACTTAGGTGCAGAAGTAGAATATAAAGATGGTACATTAATAGTTGACTCATCAAATATTAAGACTTGTGAAGCTCCATATGAATTAGTTAAGAAAATGAGAGCATCCTTTCTAGTAATGGGACCATTGCTAGCGAGATTTAACCACACTAAAATTTCCATGCCAGGTGGATGTGCTATAGGAACTAGACCTATAGACCTACATTTAAAAGGTTTTAAGGCTCTTGGAGCAGAAATTAATATGGATCATGGTTTTGTAGAAGCAAAGGCAGAGAATTTAATAGGTAATAAATTATACTTAGATTTTCCTTCTGTAGGTGCAACTCAAAATATTATGATGACAGCTGTACTAGCTGATGGAATAACTATAATTGAAAATGCAGCCGAAGAACCAGAGATTGTTGATTTAGCTAATTTTCTAAATGAAATGGGAGCATCAATTAGAGGTGCTGGAACTAATACTATAAAAATAAAGGGCGTAAAAAAGCTGCATGGTGCTGAACATACAATAATACCAGATAGAATAGAAGCAGCTACATATATGGTAGCAGCTGCTATGACTAAGGGAGATATTACTTTAGAAAATGTAATATTAGATCACTTAAAACCAGTAATAGCAAAGCTTAGAGAAGCTGGTGCAAAAGTAGAAGAAGATGAAAATTCAGTAAGAGTTGTAGGTCCAGAAATAATAAAGCCAATAGATGTAAAGACTTTACCACACCCAGGCTTTCCAACAGATGTACAGGCACAATTTATGGCTATGTTAACGGTAGCTGAAGGTACTGGTGTTGTTATAGAAACAGTATTTGAAAATAGATTTATGCATGTAACTGAATTTAATCGTATGGGTGCAAATATCAAAATAGATGGAAGAAGCGCTGTAGTAAACGGTGTGGATCAACTTGTAGGTGCAGATGTAAGAGCAACTGACCTAAGAGCAGGTGCAGCCTTAATTCTCTGTGGTTTGATTGCAGAGGGTGTAACTAATATCGGAGAAATATATCATATTCAAAGAGGATATGTTGATATTGATAAGAAATTTAGATCGCTTGGTGGCGATGTAGAAATAGTTGAAGACTAA
- a CDS encoding 2-oxoacid:acceptor oxidoreductase family protein, which translates to MSTSRVICAGFGGQGVMSMGQLMTYAGMIENKEVSWLPSYGPEMRGGTANCAVTISDKPVGSPIITDDATAAIIMNSPSLTKFEGDVIPGGNLLINSSLVHEKSERDDISVYYVDANDLSNELGGPKFANMVMLGAFLAVDNSVDIDSVLEAFKKVFGKRKEKFIPVNRQALEAGYNAVMAQKKN; encoded by the coding sequence ATGAGTACATCTAGAGTTATTTGTGCCGGATTCGGTGGTCAGGGTGTTATGTCTATGGGTCAGTTAATGACTTATGCTGGAATGATTGAAAATAAGGAAGTTTCTTGGTTACCTTCTTATGGTCCAGAAATGCGTGGCGGTACAGCTAACTGTGCTGTTACAATTTCAGACAAGCCAGTAGGTTCTCCAATTATAACTGATGATGCAACAGCTGCTATCATCATGAACTCTCCATCTTTAACTAAGTTTGAAGGAGACGTTATACCAGGAGGAAACTTATTAATAAACAGTTCTCTAGTTCACGAAAAGAGTGAAAGAGATGATATATCAGTATACTATGTAGATGCCAATGATCTATCTAACGAATTAGGTGGGCCTAAATTTGCGAATATGGTAATGCTTGGAGCTTTCTTAGCTGTTGATAACAGTGTTGATATAGACTCTGTTCTTGAAGCATTCAAGAAAGTTTTCGGAAAGAGAAAAGAAAAATTCATACCTGTAAATAGACAAGCTTTAGAAGCTGGATATAATGCAGTTATGGCTCAGAAGAAAAATTAA
- a CDS encoding rod shape-determining protein — translation MAGIDIGIDLGTANVQMVVDDKGIVLNEPSVVAVDNRIDEVIAVGNDAYRMIGRTPKEIEAIRPMMNGVISDYDNAEKMLRGFISIIGEKKGMGKIVMPRIMVSVPSKINDIEKKAVEDATRQAGAREVLLIEEPIAAAIGAGIDITKPGGHLVVDIGGGTTDVAVISLGGTVLSKSIKIAGNKFDEDIRRYIKRNYNVMIGERTAERIKKDIGCAYSRQEERFVKITGRDLASGLPKAITVSSIEIMDAMSISVGQICNLVISALQDTPPELASDIADTGIVLTGGGALLYGMDKKISEITGLVVRLADDPISCVVRGTAIALSSVEILEMAGTV, via the coding sequence ATGGCTGGTATAGATATAGGGATCGATTTAGGTACTGCAAATGTACAAATGGTTGTAGATGATAAAGGTATAGTGTTAAATGAACCTTCAGTTGTTGCAGTAGACAATAGAATAGATGAAGTAATTGCAGTTGGAAATGATGCATATAGAATGATAGGTAGAACACCAAAGGAAATTGAGGCTATAAGACCTATGATGAATGGTGTAATATCTGATTATGATAATGCAGAAAAAATGCTAAGAGGCTTTATCTCAATAATTGGAGAAAAGAAGGGTATGGGAAAAATAGTTATGCCTAGAATAATGGTATCTGTACCTTCTAAAATTAACGATATTGAAAAGAAAGCTGTAGAAGATGCTACTAGACAGGCTGGAGCAAGAGAAGTTCTTTTAATAGAAGAACCTATAGCCGCAGCCATAGGAGCAGGAATAGATATTACAAAGCCAGGTGGACACTTAGTAGTAGATATAGGTGGAGGAACCACTGATGTTGCTGTTATTTCTCTTGGTGGAACAGTACTTAGTAAGTCAATAAAAATAGCTGGTAACAAATTTGATGAAGATATCAGAAGATATATAAAAAGAAATTATAATGTAATGATCGGTGAGAGAACAGCTGAAAGAATTAAAAAAGATATAGGTTGTGCTTATAGTAGACAAGAAGAAAGATTTGTAAAGATAACTGGTAGAGATTTAGCTAGCGGTTTACCAAAAGCTATTACAGTAAGTTCTATAGAAATAATGGATGCAATGTCTATAAGTGTAGGTCAAATATGTAATCTAGTAATAAGCGCCCTACAAGATACACCACCAGAACTAGCATCTGACATAGCAGATACAGGAATAGTTCTTACAGGTGGGGGTGCCCTATTATATGGAATGGATAAAAAAATATCTGAAATAACTGGTTTAGTTGTTAGATTAGCGGATGATCCAATATCATGTGTTGTCAGAGGAACAGCTATAGCCTTGTCATCGGTTGAAATATTAGAAATGGCAGGAACTGTATAA
- a CDS encoding thiamine pyrophosphate-dependent enzyme, with amino-acid sequence MAVIFERTKGLTDAQTHYCPGCTHGIIHRLVAEVLEEMDQCGNAVGVAPVGCSVLAYNYFNCDMHEAAHGRAPACATGIKRVLPDHTVFTYQGDGDLASIGTAEIVHAANRGEKITVIFVNNTTYGMTGGQMAPTTLIGEKGTTCQGGRDPELHGYPIRIAEMISTLTGAVYVERVRVDTPAEVRKAKKCIRKAFEVQKAGLGFSMVEVLSTCPTNWGKTAPDALQWLRDNMVPYFPVQNFRDVDIEAAKEEK; translated from the coding sequence ATGGCTGTAATTTTCGAAAGAACTAAAGGTTTAACTGATGCACAGACACATTACTGTCCAGGATGTACTCATGGTATTATCCATAGACTAGTTGCAGAAGTTTTAGAAGAAATGGATCAGTGCGGAAATGCAGTAGGAGTTGCTCCTGTTGGATGTTCAGTACTTGCATATAATTATTTTAATTGCGACATGCATGAAGCTGCTCATGGTAGAGCACCAGCATGTGCTACAGGTATAAAGAGAGTTTTACCAGATCATACTGTATTTACATATCAGGGAGATGGTGACTTAGCTTCAATTGGTACTGCTGAAATAGTTCATGCAGCTAATAGAGGTGAAAAAATAACAGTTATATTCGTTAACAACACTACTTACGGTATGACAGGTGGACAGATGGCTCCTACTACACTAATAGGTGAAAAAGGAACTACATGTCAGGGTGGTAGAGATCCTGAGCTTCATGGTTACCCAATCAGAATAGCTGAAATGATATCTACTTTAACTGGTGCTGTATATGTAGAAAGAGTAAGAGTAGATACTCCTGCAGAAGTTAGAAAGGCTAAAAAATGTATTAGAAAAGCTTTCGAAGTTCAGAAAGCAGGTCTTGGATTCTCAATGGTAGAAGTGCTTTCTACTTGTCCAACAAACTGGGGTAAAACTGCACCAGACGCTTTACAGTGGTTAAGAGACAATATGGTTCCTTATTTCCCAGTTCAGAATTTTAGAGACGTTGATATTGAAGCTGCTAAGGAGGAAAAATAA
- the glmM gene encoding phosphoglucosamine mutase — protein sequence MRKYFGTDGVRGIANTELNCELAYKLGRAGGYVLADGKEKVKVVVGRDTRISGDMLESALIAGLMSVGCDVITVGIIPTPAVAYLTRYYKADCGVVISASHNPVEYNGIKFFNSKGFKLDDSVELEIEKYIDNPEKILKTPVALDLGKKVFDHEASRIYVDYLKSKINEDFTGMKVVLDCANGAAYKVAPMAFKELGAQVIEINANPDGSNINNNCGSTHPEMLQKKVVEEKAQMGLAYDGDADRLIAVDEKGQIVDGDKIMILSAIHMKNNNELKNNTLVVTVMSNLGLIVAAKENDINIATTGVGDRYVLEEMLKNGYCLGGEQSGHLVFLDYNTTGDGTMSSLVLASIVKENDKSLSEISSVMDQYPQVLVNVKVKNEYKSKYMEIDDIAQEIERIEKLMDGHGRVLIRPSGTEPLVRVMLEGKDINQIGDLANGLAKIIEEKIGL from the coding sequence ATGAGAAAATATTTTGGAACTGATGGTGTAAGAGGAATTGCCAATACAGAATTGAATTGCGAACTTGCTTACAAATTAGGACGTGCTGGAGGCTATGTATTAGCTGATGGTAAAGAAAAAGTAAAAGTGGTCGTTGGAAGAGACACTAGAATATCAGGAGATATGCTGGAATCTGCTCTTATAGCAGGTTTGATGTCAGTTGGTTGTGATGTTATAACAGTTGGTATAATACCTACTCCTGCAGTAGCTTATTTGACTAGATATTATAAAGCCGATTGTGGGGTGGTAATATCTGCATCACATAATCCTGTGGAATATAACGGTATAAAATTCTTTAACAGCAAAGGTTTTAAATTAGATGATTCAGTAGAATTAGAAATTGAAAAATATATAGATAATCCTGAAAAAATACTAAAAACTCCAGTAGCATTAGATTTAGGAAAAAAAGTATTTGATCATGAAGCAAGTAGAATATATGTTGATTATTTAAAATCTAAAATAAATGAAGATTTTACAGGAATGAAGGTGGTTTTAGATTGTGCAAATGGTGCAGCATATAAGGTGGCACCGATGGCATTTAAAGAGTTAGGTGCACAAGTAATTGAAATAAACGCAAATCCTGATGGAAGCAATATAAATAATAATTGTGGATCTACACATCCAGAAATGTTGCAGAAAAAGGTAGTGGAAGAAAAAGCCCAGATGGGACTTGCCTATGATGGTGATGCAGATAGACTAATAGCAGTGGATGAAAAAGGGCAAATAGTTGATGGCGATAAGATAATGATTCTTAGCGCTATACATATGAAAAATAATAATGAATTAAAAAATAATACATTGGTCGTAACAGTAATGTCTAATCTAGGTCTGATTGTTGCCGCTAAAGAAAATGATATTAATATTGCTACAACTGGTGTAGGAGATAGATATGTGTTAGAAGAGATGTTGAAGAATGGATATTGTTTAGGCGGAGAGCAATCTGGCCACCTAGTATTTTTGGATTATAATACTACAGGTGATGGGACAATGTCATCATTAGTTTTAGCTTCTATTGTCAAAGAGAATGATAAGTCTTTATCTGAAATATCCTCTGTAATGGATCAGTATCCACAGGTATTAGTCAATGTTAAAGTTAAAAACGAGTATAAAAGTAAGTATATGGAAATTGACGATATAGCACAGGAAATAGAAAGAATAGAAAAACTGATGGATGGTCATGGAAGAGTCTTAATTAGACCATCAGGTACAGAACCTCTTGTTAGAGTTATGCTTGAAGGTAAAGACATAAATCAAATAGGTGACCTTGCTAATGGACTTGCTAAAATAATAGAAGAAAAAATTGGATTATAG
- a CDS encoding ATP-binding protein yields the protein MEKTKRIRIITGHYGSGKSEFTANYALKLRKEIEGKFAVTDLDVVNVYFRSRGLKDMFEENGIHMISSSVDAPTLDIPALSAEIHTPLLNDDYNNIIDLGGDKVGATVIARYRDMIKDDDYDMFFVVNANREKTQTAEEVMKYIDEIEEASKLKITGLINNTHMLKATTIEDLERGQEVCRQVSKERNLPIRYVSCLESLVKDIPADFEGEIIPIKLMLREGWMM from the coding sequence ATGGAAAAGACTAAGAGAATAAGAATAATAACTGGTCACTATGGTAGTGGTAAGAGCGAATTTACTGCGAATTATGCATTAAAGCTTAGAAAAGAAATAGAAGGTAAATTTGCTGTAACTGACCTAGATGTGGTAAACGTTTATTTCAGATCAAGAGGTTTAAAAGATATGTTTGAAGAAAATGGTATACACATGATTTCTAGTTCAGTTGATGCTCCTACACTTGATATTCCAGCATTATCTGCTGAAATTCACACTCCATTACTAAATGATGACTACAACAATATAATAGATTTAGGTGGTGACAAAGTAGGAGCCACAGTTATAGCTCGTTATAGAGATATGATAAAAGATGATGACTACGATATGTTTTTCGTGGTTAATGCAAACAGAGAAAAGACACAGACTGCTGAAGAAGTTATGAAATATATTGACGAAATTGAGGAAGCTTCAAAATTGAAGATAACTGGATTAATCAATAATACTCATATGCTAAAAGCAACAACTATTGAAGACTTAGAAAGAGGCCAAGAAGTATGCCGTCAGGTATCTAAAGAGAGAAATTTGCCTATTAGGTACGTTTCTTGTTTGGAATCTTTAGTTAAGGACATCCCAGCTGATTTTGAAGGTGAAATTATACCTATCAAATTGATGCTAAGAGAAGGATGGATGATGTAG
- the buk gene encoding butyrate kinase, which produces MKEVYRILAINPGSTSTKIAVYDNDKEVFETTLRHSSEEIAQFKQISDQFNFRKEVIENEIKSANIELSSLDCVVGRGGLLKPIKGGTYSVTENMLEDLRVGVSGQHASNLGGIIANEFSKELNIPAYIVDPVVVDEMEEIARISGMANIERKSIFHALNQKAIARRYAEEIGKKYTDLNLIVAHMGGGVSVGAHKAGCVVDVANALDGEGPFSPERSGGVPIGQLVEMCYSGKYTIYDIKKLITGAGGLVSYLNTNDARDVEAMIEKGDKKAELVYSAMAYQIAKEIGACASVLSGKVDAVLLTGGIAYSKSFTKMIEERVSFIGNVKVYPGEDEMIALTLGALRVLKGEEEAQSYDAQ; this is translated from the coding sequence ATGAAGGAAGTATATAGAATACTAGCTATAAATCCAGGATCAACTTCAACTAAGATAGCTGTATATGACAATGATAAGGAAGTTTTTGAGACTACTTTACGTCATTCATCAGAGGAAATTGCTCAGTTTAAACAAATATCAGATCAATTTAACTTTAGAAAAGAAGTTATAGAAAATGAAATAAAATCTGCCAATATCGAACTATCAAGTTTAGATTGTGTAGTAGGTAGAGGTGGTTTATTGAAGCCTATAAAGGGCGGAACTTATAGTGTAACTGAAAATATGTTAGAAGACTTAAGGGTAGGTGTATCTGGACAGCATGCATCGAATTTAGGCGGTATAATAGCTAACGAATTTTCAAAGGAACTTAATATACCTGCTTATATAGTAGATCCTGTTGTTGTTGATGAAATGGAAGAAATAGCAAGAATATCAGGTATGGCTAATATAGAAAGAAAGAGTATTTTTCATGCACTTAACCAAAAGGCTATAGCAAGAAGATACGCTGAAGAAATTGGTAAAAAATATACTGATCTTAACTTAATAGTTGCACATATGGGTGGAGGAGTTTCTGTAGGAGCTCACAAGGCTGGATGTGTAGTGGATGTAGCTAACGCTCTTGATGGAGAAGGACCATTCTCACCTGAAAGAAGTGGTGGAGTGCCAATAGGTCAGTTGGTAGAAATGTGCTATAGTGGAAAATATACAATTTATGATATTAAGAAGCTTATAACAGGTGCTGGTGGACTTGTATCGTATTTAAATACAAATGATGCTAGAGATGTTGAAGCTATGATAGAAAAAGGAGATAAGAAGGCTGAATTAGTATATTCAGCAATGGCTTATCAAATAGCTAAAGAAATAGGAGCTTGTGCTTCGGTATTATCAGGAAAGGTTGATGCAGTATTATTAACAGGTGGTATAGCTTATTCTAAATCATTTACAAAGATGATAGAAGAAAGAGTATCATTTATAGGAAATGTAAAGGTATATCCTGGTGAAGATGAAATGATAGCGCTTACTCTTGGTGCACTAAGAGTATTAAAGGGAGAAGAAGAAGCTCAAAGTTACGATGCACAGTAA